A stretch of Besnoitia besnoiti strain Bb-Ger1 chromosome III, whole genome shotgun sequence DNA encodes these proteins:
- a CDS encoding hypothetical protein (encoded by transcript BESB_046400), which yields MAFSPEFLNRLSELGNEYQRLSDDHEKLKGVERQLQEQLKKLQREVGQLQEGRTSLLSENRSLIEKLQRLTHDHTILQDQVRNLQQNNSELSVQLADSRQETAEARAQLENERESHKASIGRLGETQEKLNAEIADLREKNKALHKKRQDTADQLRLMTEEQKRAAEQVQDLLVEKKQLSDRAKQLNEESRMLGMRIRTLTAKNKQVGEDKQQALQNLQLTHDEEKHKFEKRVRALESAREEAATVTKRVEEERGRLEQEYRRAEEDKRHLADQIASLETKLAEAVTERNKLQDALNNERNIVEENKERQRLEMDECVRRVAEEQNRLKENFAKDYRKACDEVERLQNEKRQVIDHILDFADMHGTASSSNSGPDLATPPRPPAELADCGVVVAATRRVSLRVLHLEKTVKHLTEQHRGVSDDKVRLEQEIAQLMQQNKVVADSKKLLAGQHARILQGIRELAEQASIAQTYLGSGDLGRARAATSSSFLAFSVYGKEAEPSGAVENGGALSSLALDAPSPVVGKRAFPHDDVSVFDLPTEPDSEALIH from the exons ATGGCTTTCTCTCCAGAGTTCCTCAACCGCCTCAGCGAATTGGGGAATGAGTACCAGCGGCTGTCTGACGACCACGAAAAGCTGAAGGGCGTCGAGCGTCAGCTGCAGGAGCAACTCAAGAAGCTCCAGAGAGAGGTTGGTCAACTGCAGGAGGGCCGCACGTCTCTGCTGAGCGAAAACAGAAGTCTCATCGAGAAACTCCAGCGGCTGACGCACGACCACACGATTTTGCAGGATCAAGTTCGCAACCTGCAGCAAAACAACAGCGAGTTGTCTGTGCAGCTCGCCGACAGTCGGCAGGAGACTGCCGAAGCCCGAGCGCAGCTCGAGAACGAAAGAGAGAGCCACAAGGCTTCGATAGGAAGACTAGGCGAAACTCAGGAGAAGCTGAATGCG GAAATCGCGGACCTTCGTGAGAAAAACAAGGCTCTCCACAAGAAGCGTCAAGATACTGCTGACCAG CTTCGGTTGATGACAGAGGAACAGAAGAGGGCGGCAGAGCAAGTTCAGGATCTTCTCGTGGAGAAGAAACAGCTGAGCGatcgcgcgaagcagctcaATGAAGAGAGCCGGATGTTGGGCATGAGGATTCGCACGCTTACAGCGAAAAACAAGCAGGTTGGCGAGGACAAGCAGCAAGCACTGCAGAATCTGCAGCTGACgcacgacgaggagaaacATAAGTTCGAGAAGAGGGTCCGCGCGCTGGAGTcggcgcgggaggaagcCGCTACTGTCACGAAACGCGTGGAGGAagagcgcgggcgccttgAGCAGGAGTAccgacgcgcggaggaagacaaaCGACACCTCGCAGACCAGATTGCGAGTCTCGAGACGAAGCTCGCAGAGGCCGTGACGGAGAGGAACAAGCTTCAGGACGCGCTGAACAATGAACGGAACATTGTCGAGGAAAACAAAGAACGGCAGCGACTCGAGATGGATGAGTGCGTCAGGCGAGTCGCCGAAGAGCAAAATCGTTTGAAAGAGAACTTCGCGAAGGACTACCGAAAAGCCTGCGACGAGGTCGAGCGGCTGCAGAATGAGAAGCGCCAGGTCATCGACCATATTCTCGACTTCGCGGACATGCACGGAACTGCAAGCTCTTCAAACAGCGGCCCTGACCTCgccacgcctccgcggccgccagcggagctcgcggactgcggcgtggtcgtcgccgcgacccgaagagtctccctccgcgtccttcACCTGGAAAAAACAGTCAAACATTTGACCGAGCAGCACCGAGGGGTGTCTGACGACAAGGTGCGTCTAGAGCAGGAAATCGCTCAACTCATGCAGCAAAACAAAGTCGTGGCCGACTCCAAGAAACTCCTGGCGGGACAGCATGCACGCATTCTTCAG GGGATCCGAGAGCTCGCGGAGCAGGCCAGTATCGCGCAGACCTACCTTGGAAGCGGAGACCTCggccgggcgcgcgccgccacgtcCTCTTCGTTTCTCGCATTTTCTGTCTACGGCAAAGAGGCGGAGCCGAGTGGTGCTGTTGAGAATGGTGGCGCTCTCTCGAGTCTGGCTCTTGACGCCCCCTCGCCCGTAGTGGGGAAGAGGGCATTCCCGCACGATGATGTTAGTGTCTTCGATCTTCCCACGGAGCCAGACTCTGAGGCCCTCATTCACTAG